The Thermococcus sp. JdF3 genome includes the window TCCTGGCGTTTGTACCGGGCGGCTCTCCCCCGCCGGCAACGCCCATTATGCTCAGGGCTTCCCTCTGGGTGGGAACGCGCGTTCCTCCACCGACCGTTCCAATCTCAAGGCTCGGCATGGTAACGCTGATGTACAGGTCTCCCTCAGGGGTAACCTCCGCGAGGGTTATCCCGTGAGAGCCCTCGGTAATCTGGGCCTCATCCTGGCCGGTGGCAAGGAAAATAGCACCGACTATGTTGGCAAAGTGAGCGTTGAAGCCGTAGGAACCGGCCTGGGCCGAACCGACGAGGTTCTTCCTGTAGTTGACCTCGGCTATGAGCTCCGGGGTGGTTTTCAGCTTCTTCTCAACTATTTCGCGCGGGATTATAGCTTCGGCTATGACGGTCTTCCCGCGGCCGTTGATGAAGTTCATGGCGTTGGGCTTCTTGTCCACGCAGAGGTTGCCCGAGAGGGCGAGGTACTTCACGTCCGGGAACTCCTCCTCGATGACCTTCATTATCTCCTCGCTTGAGATGGTGACCATGTTCATGCCCATGGCATCGCCGGTCTCGAACTCGAAGCGCAGGTAGAGATTGTTGCCGACGATGTGGGGCTTAACGTCCCTCAGCTTCCCGTGTCTGGTGACCTTGCTCACGGCCTTCTCCTGGAGGTACTCGATGTTGGCCTTGACCCACCCGGCAACTTCCCTGGCGCGCCTTGCATCGGGGCACTTGAGGAGGGGCGCGCGGGTCATCTTGTCGTCGATTATGGTGGTCTTAACGCCTCCAGCGGCGGTGAGGGCCGAACAGCCGCGGTTGACGCTCGCGACGAGAGCCCCCTCAGTGGTGGCGAGAGGGATGTAGAATTCGCCCTTCGCGTACTCGCCGTTGATCTTGAGCGGCCCGGCGACGCCCATCGGTATCTGGACGACA containing:
- the hmgA gene encoding hydroxymethylglutaryl-CoA reductase (NADPH); the protein is MVDFDELVEKVITGEIKLHQVERYTNGDKRLATEIRRRALEKKFGVSLENIGYYSIDPERVIGKNIENMIGVVQIPMGVAGPLKINGEYAKGEFYIPLATTEGALVASVNRGCSALTAAGGVKTTIIDDKMTRAPLLKCPDARRAREVAGWVKANIEYLQEKAVSKVTRHGKLRDVKPHIVGNNLYLRFEFETGDAMGMNMVTISSEEIMKVIEEEFPDVKYLALSGNLCVDKKPNAMNFINGRGKTVIAEAIIPREIVEKKLKTTPELIAEVNYRKNLVGSAQAGSYGFNAHFANIVGAIFLATGQDEAQITEGSHGITLAEVTPEGDLYISVTMPSLEIGTVGGGTRVPTQREALSIMGVAGGGEPPGTNARKFAEIIAGAVLAGELSLLAAIAAKHLAKAHAELGR